From Bdellovibrionales bacterium, one genomic window encodes:
- a CDS encoding RT0821/Lpp0805 family surface protein — MFHRPLLGVLALALLLSACQAENMGTKEGVGTLGGAAVGGLLGSNIGKGSGRLAATAAGVVLGGWLGNEIGSSLDNADRSAMGGATSRAYTAPVGQQITWNNPQSGNAGTITPIRDGYANDGAYCREFQQTITVGGQKQQGYGRACQQRDGSWKIVQ; from the coding sequence ATGTTTCATCGTCCTCTTCTTGGCGTCCTCGCCCTCGCTCTTTTGCTCTCTGCCTGTCAGGCGGAAAATATGGGCACAAAAGAAGGTGTCGGCACACTGGGCGGCGCGGCTGTTGGCGGCCTATTGGGCAGCAACATCGGCAAAGGCTCTGGCCGTCTGGCGGCTACGGCAGCGGGCGTTGTTTTGGGCGGCTGGCTTGGCAACGAGATTGGCTCTTCGCTGGATAATGCCGACCGCTCAGCCATGGGCGGGGCGACCTCTCGCGCCTATACCGCGCCTGTTGGCCAGCAAATCACGTGGAATAATCCCCAAAGCGGCAACGCCGGAACCATTACGCCCATTCGTGATGGCTATGCCAATGACGGCGCGTATTGCCGCGAATTCCAGCAAACCATCACGGTCGGCGGGCAAAAGCAGCAAGGCTATGGCCGCGCTTGTCAGCAACGTGATGGCTCATGGAAGATTGTGCAGTAA
- a CDS encoding cation diffusion facilitator family transporter codes for MNKPSRFLLSANKLRQVTSYASVAVALSLIAAKLVAYMATDSVALLSSLVDSGVDLLASLITAYGVFIALRPPDRDHRFGHGKAEALAALAQAIFIFMSSGLLIKEAVHRFWNPAPLQRLDIGYGVMGLAVVMTIALLALQTYTIRRTRSLAIASDRLHYVGDVAINIAVMASFALGEAVGVPWLDPLFALLIAASMCIGAIKITRQTLLVLMDAEMPEKDREAIVALAMSVKGVLGVHDLRTRFGGERPIIEAHIEMPATLSLVESHDIAEAVMAKIEIAYPKADVLVHQDPAGVQEHRLDTVIEQNDPVKE; via the coding sequence ATGAATAAACCGTCGCGCTTCCTTCTTTCCGCCAACAAGCTTCGTCAGGTGACTTCCTATGCCAGCGTGGCTGTAGCGCTTTCTTTGATTGCGGCCAAGCTGGTGGCCTATATGGCCACGGATTCGGTCGCCCTTTTGTCGTCGTTGGTTGATTCAGGCGTTGATTTGCTGGCTTCGTTGATTACAGCCTATGGCGTTTTTATCGCGCTGCGGCCCCCTGATCGCGATCACCGTTTTGGCCATGGTAAGGCTGAGGCGCTGGCGGCGTTAGCGCAGGCGATCTTTATCTTTATGTCCTCTGGTCTTCTGATCAAAGAAGCGGTTCATCGTTTCTGGAATCCTGCACCGCTTCAACGCCTAGACATTGGCTATGGGGTTATGGGCTTGGCGGTGGTTATGACCATCGCTCTTTTGGCGCTTCAGACTTATACGATCCGGCGCACGCGCTCTTTGGCCATCGCTTCGGATCGCCTGCATTATGTTGGTGATGTTGCCATTAACATTGCCGTTATGGCTTCCTTTGCGCTTGGCGAGGCGGTGGGTGTTCCTTGGCTTGATCCGCTTTTTGCCTTACTCATTGCGGCCTCAATGTGCATTGGGGCGATCAAGATTACGCGGCAGACCTTGCTTGTCCTGATGGATGCCGAGATGCCCGAAAAAGATCGTGAAGCCATTGTGGCGCTGGCGATGTCTGTTAAGGGCGTTTTGGGCGTCCATGATTTGCGTACGCGGTTTGGCGGAGAAAGACCCATCATTGAGGCGCATATCGAAATGCCAGCGACCCTTTCCCTTGTCGAGTCGCATGATATCGCCGAGGCCGTGATGGCCAAGATTGAAATAGCGTATCCCAAAGCCGATGTGTTGGTTCATCAGGATCCTGCAGGCGTTCAGGAGCATCGGCTGGATACCGTGATCGAACAAAACGACCCCGTCAAAGAGTAG
- a CDS encoding phospholipid carrier-dependent glycosyltransferase gives MLDLVLTPAAFLHAAALIGLIFWACRKRKLPWNDMPFFVALVLWATLVLAAHFTGAFNALNQLDVYVPMSFVALGIMLALVSFLWRIPVATPLLVKPALPFATIEHEKTRRILFWFLIVTLALFALISLVLGQGVYPDNADSMIYRLPRAIWYVSHGNLLHPFDAPDNRILYYPLDGVALYIPLVLYNLPGTWHAMPSLLAWLMIVYTTYRFGRALGGDRLLALLAAWLVGMTPSILAQATSTNDEILTAAVLLCSLYMGWRWLVTGRHAYFFMAGLALGLSAGTKLHIVFLMPIVALVGLVALWPLRQAPVRLRLWGKAIGWKTALLTALIVIVMFAPFLFYNYASVERFYFFDDFKKDVFNLSANLTIGLQNLLIYLSQMMLSPIADMNMWPIANDRQGFNSALNALVNPLIKPLLSQDPTHYHLNYRFVGVTIPVSVRFVEFSLWSAFVWLLWPWQGILALRQRFPLRPLFFLLAMTPPLWLLLWSFSTLYMEGTATYFTFYLVCAAPAAIMVFSPIKKTVWHELRWVMVFLVVFSNLIIDHNLVMYSGFRALPDLFFAQKIPYDWLLAEDRIIDEIRAADRIRVVMTHEKMPYFGYMHWNPKATYYSPFSIKDPAAIPNYQDVLQILPISGLSMYGYMPVKIPGKRTVGPTYLGAVRAIGREAVFAVGHGIEKKYPEESNYLILQARIEQKDKDAWEIVMDPNPMGFSLDDQLTFAYEIKNDGTVLARHDPVKNPSFKITLPFSPYEMNLNLTIIVASAWSGKELTRVTYPLGGKGSWLPEGGEY, from the coding sequence ATGCTTGATCTTGTTTTAACGCCCGCCGCTTTTTTGCACGCTGCGGCCCTTATCGGCCTGATTTTTTGGGCGTGCCGAAAAAGAAAGCTGCCATGGAACGACATGCCCTTTTTTGTTGCGCTCGTGTTATGGGCGACGTTGGTGCTGGCCGCGCACTTTACGGGCGCGTTTAATGCCTTAAACCAGCTGGATGTTTATGTCCCCATGAGCTTTGTGGCGCTGGGGATCATGCTGGCGCTTGTTTCCTTCCTTTGGCGGATTCCCGTGGCGACGCCGCTTCTCGTCAAACCAGCCTTACCCTTTGCGACAATCGAGCATGAGAAAACGCGCCGGATTCTGTTTTGGTTTTTGATTGTGACGCTGGCGTTGTTTGCGCTGATCAGCCTTGTGCTCGGGCAGGGCGTTTATCCCGACAATGCGGACTCGATGATCTACCGGCTGCCCCGCGCCATTTGGTATGTCAGCCACGGCAATTTGCTGCACCCCTTTGACGCGCCCGACAACCGCATCCTTTATTATCCGCTGGATGGCGTGGCGCTCTATATCCCGCTCGTCCTGTATAATTTGCCCGGAACGTGGCACGCGATGCCGTCCCTTTTGGCGTGGCTTATGATCGTCTATACGACCTATCGCTTTGGGCGCGCCCTTGGCGGCGACCGTCTGCTGGCGCTGCTGGCCGCGTGGCTGGTAGGCATGACACCCAGCATTCTGGCGCAGGCGACCTCAACGAATGACGAGATTCTAACCGCCGCCGTTTTGTTGTGCTCCCTTTACATGGGCTGGCGTTGGCTGGTAACGGGGCGGCATGCCTATTTCTTCATGGCGGGGCTGGCGCTGGGGCTAAGCGCGGGAACCAAGCTGCACATCGTCTTTTTGATGCCGATCGTTGCGCTTGTGGGGTTGGTCGCGTTGTGGCCGCTTCGCCAAGCGCCCGTGCGGCTTCGCCTGTGGGGCAAAGCGATAGGATGGAAGACCGCGCTTTTGACGGCGTTGATTGTGATCGTGATGTTCGCGCCGTTCTTGTTTTACAATTACGCTTCGGTGGAGCGGTTCTATTTCTTCGACGATTTCAAGAAAGATGTCTTCAACCTGTCGGCCAATTTGACCATAGGCCTTCAAAATCTTTTGATCTACCTAAGCCAGATGATGCTCTCGCCGATTGCGGACATGAATATGTGGCCCATCGCGAATGATCGGCAGGGCTTTAACTCGGCGTTGAACGCGTTGGTCAACCCATTGATTAAGCCCCTCTTAAGTCAAGACCCGACGCACTATCATTTAAACTATCGCTTTGTCGGGGTAACGATCCCCGTGTCCGTCCGTTTTGTCGAGTTTTCCCTGTGGTCGGCCTTTGTGTGGCTGCTGTGGCCGTGGCAGGGCATCCTTGCGCTCCGGCAACGGTTTCCTTTGCGCCCCCTCTTTTTCCTTTTGGCGATGACGCCGCCTTTATGGCTGCTTTTGTGGTCGTTTTCGACGCTTTATATGGAAGGAACGGCGACCTATTTCACCTTTTATCTGGTCTGCGCCGCGCCCGCCGCCATCATGGTTTTTTCGCCCATCAAGAAAACCGTCTGGCACGAACTGCGCTGGGTCATGGTGTTTCTTGTCGTGTTTTCGAACCTGATTATCGACCATAATCTGGTAATGTATAGTGGCTTTCGCGCGTTGCCGGATTTGTTCTTTGCGCAAAAAATCCCCTATGATTGGCTTTTGGCCGAAGACCGCATCATTGACGAGATTCGCGCGGCGGACAGAATTCGCGTTGTCATGACGCATGAGAAAATGCCCTATTTTGGCTATATGCATTGGAATCCCAAGGCCACCTATTACTCTCCGTTTTCGATTAAGGATCCGGCGGCGATCCCGAATTATCAGGACGTCTTGCAGATACTCCCTATCTCGGGTCTTTCCATGTACGGCTATATGCCTGTCAAGATTCCGGGCAAGCGGACGGTGGGGCCAACCTATCTTGGTGCGGTGCGGGCGATTGGGCGCGAGGCTGTCTTTGCCGTGGGCCATGGGATCGAAAAAAAATACCCCGAAGAATCAAACTATCTTATTCTGCAAGCCAGAATAGAGCAGAAGGATAAGGATGCTTGGGAAATTGTCATGGATCCCAACCCCATGGGGTTCTCGCTTGATGATCAATTGACGTTTGCCTATGAGATCAAGAACGATGGCACTGTTTTGGCGCGGCACGATCCCGTAAAAAACCCCTCGTTTAAGATAACCCTGCCCTTCAGTCCGTATGAAATGAACCTAAACCTAACCATTATCGTGGCCTCGGCTTGGAGCGGGAAGGAGCTGACGCGCGTGACCTATCCCTTGGGTGGCAAGGGTAGCTGGCTTCCCGAAGGTGGCGAGTACTAG
- the gmk gene encoding guanylate kinase: MALSQVFGDLQRRGLMLVLSSPSGAGKTTISRRLLETEADLSLSVSVTTRAPRAGEVEGTDYHFVDTIDFNLMVNRDQLLEHAKVFGNYYGTPRKAVEDTLAQGHDVLFDIDWQGTQQLAEKARDDLVSVFILPPDWHELERRLFSRAQDTPAEINRRMAKATDEMSHWAEYDYVIINRDLESSTEAVCAILRSERLKRRRLVGLADFVKGLQAGA; the protein is encoded by the coding sequence ATGGCACTATCACAAGTTTTCGGCGATTTGCAGCGGCGCGGGTTGATGCTGGTGCTTTCCTCGCCTTCGGGTGCGGGGAAGACCACTATTTCTCGCCGCTTGCTTGAGACGGAAGCCGACCTAAGCCTATCGGTGTCGGTGACGACGCGCGCGCCAAGGGCGGGCGAGGTTGAGGGGACAGACTATCATTTCGTCGATACGATTGACTTCAACTTGATGGTGAATCGCGATCAATTACTGGAACATGCCAAGGTTTTCGGCAATTATTATGGGACGCCGCGTAAGGCGGTTGAGGACACCTTAGCGCAAGGGCATGATGTTTTGTTCGATATTGATTGGCAGGGAACGCAGCAGCTGGCCGAAAAAGCGCGTGACGACCTTGTCAGCGTGTTCATTCTTCCCCCCGATTGGCATGAGTTAGAGCGCCGCTTGTTTTCACGCGCACAGGATACGCCTGCCGAAATTAACCGCCGCATGGCGAAGGCCACCGATGAAATGAGCCATTGGGCCGAGTATGATTATGTGATTATCAACCGCGATCTGGAATCCTCAACCGAGGCGGTTTGCGCCATCTTGCGCAGCGAGAGGCTAAAGCGCCGCCGTCTGGTCGGCCTTGCCGATTTTGTGAAAGGCTTGCAGGCGGGGGCTTAG
- the rsmA gene encoding 16S rRNA (adenine(1518)-N(6)/adenine(1519)-N(6))-dimethyltransferase RsmA: MTSPPTPTPDLMPLRKVITHYGLAARKGLGQHFLLDLNLTGRIVKEAGAMAGVHVIEIGPGPGGLTRSLLASPAAHLTAIEKDPRCVKALEPLTAAYGERFTLIEGDALDADLIALSAAPRAIIANLPYNVGTPLLLSWLPLLDQFQSLTLMLQTEVVDRLLAKPDTEAYCRLSVLTQFCATGRCVMKVPAGAFSPPPKVESSVVHLTPRKDRPVDVAFETLQKMATTAFAQPRKMLRTSLKSLGGEALLEKAGVDPSWRAGQLSLQAFEALSRAYRKGD; the protein is encoded by the coding sequence TTGACATCGCCGCCCACCCCCACCCCTGACCTTATGCCGCTGCGTAAGGTGATCACCCATTATGGCCTTGCCGCCCGCAAGGGGCTGGGACAGCACTTCCTGCTTGATCTCAATTTAACGGGCAGGATCGTCAAGGAGGCGGGCGCGATGGCGGGCGTTCACGTTATTGAAATCGGCCCAGGCCCAGGCGGCCTCACCCGCTCACTCTTGGCCAGCCCCGCCGCCCACCTGACCGCCATTGAAAAAGACCCTCGCTGCGTTAAGGCGCTTGAGCCGCTTACGGCGGCCTATGGCGAGCGCTTCACCCTCATCGAGGGCGATGCGCTGGATGCCGACCTGATCGCCCTTAGCGCCGCGCCACGCGCCATTATCGCCAACCTGCCCTATAACGTCGGCACGCCGCTGCTGCTGTCGTGGCTTCCGCTTCTCGATCAGTTTCAAAGCCTGACGCTTATGTTGCAGACCGAGGTGGTGGATCGTCTGCTGGCAAAGCCCGACACGGAGGCCTATTGCCGCCTGTCCGTCTTGACGCAGTTTTGCGCCACGGGGCGGTGCGTGATGAAGGTTCCAGCGGGGGCGTTTTCACCGCCGCCCAAAGTAGAATCCTCGGTTGTTCATCTGACGCCACGCAAGGATCGCCCCGTGGACGTGGCCTTTGAAACGCTGCAAAAGATGGCCACCACGGCCTTTGCCCAGCCACGCAAAATGCTGCGCACAAGCCTTAAATCTCTGGGGGGCGAAGCGTTGTTAGAAAAGGCTGGCGTTGATCCGTCTTGGCGTGCAGGGCAGCTTTCGCTGCAAGCGTTTGAGGCTCTTTCTCGCGCCTATCGCAAGGGAGATTGA
- a CDS encoding peptidylprolyl isomerase, translating to MKKLLLLALALGLLLPCTAQAQRVGAPAPMMSGQTGGAGLLSATPEQAAPKAPMAEGIIAVVNDSIISSGDLRARLALAILSAGLPDSPEVQKKLLAQTLRTLIDEQLQMQEGKRLEITIPDSEIQDAMSRLATDNQIPGGNMAAFLRQHHIPPSTMKAQIKATLTWNRVAMRELRPRIDIGEDEINAEIGRMRANAGKQEYLVSEIFLGVDKPEDEPEVQALAEKLVEQIKGGAVFGSAARQFSQGLGASTGGDIGWIQSGQLAPELDKTLQTLQKGDVAGPLRTADGYHILGIRDMRIVSMGDMKTMAVKLEQIFRPFTPTTEKESLLREAETIRQTVTDCASLKSTLASSFPLWRWQDLGEVKLADAPPWLANKVAPLSEGQASEAMATDRGALMVFVCGRTMPEENVNREAIRSAIGGEKMELLARRQMRDLRKSAFIDVRLK from the coding sequence ATGAAAAAACTGCTGCTTCTTGCCCTCGCCCTTGGCCTCCTGCTGCCCTGCACGGCACAGGCGCAGCGCGTCGGCGCACCAGCCCCCATGATGAGTGGGCAAACCGGCGGCGCGGGATTGCTTAGCGCAACGCCCGAACAAGCCGCCCCCAAAGCTCCTATGGCGGAAGGCATCATTGCGGTTGTGAATGATTCCATCATCTCCTCAGGCGACCTGCGCGCGCGCCTTGCCCTTGCGATTCTGTCGGCGGGCCTGCCCGACTCGCCAGAGGTTCAAAAGAAACTCCTCGCCCAAACCTTGCGCACCTTGATTGACGAACAGCTTCAAATGCAAGAAGGCAAACGGCTAGAGATCACGATTCCCGATTCCGAGATTCAAGACGCCATGAGCCGTTTGGCGACAGACAACCAAATTCCGGGCGGCAACATGGCCGCCTTTTTGCGGCAACATCACATTCCCCCCTCTACCATGAAGGCTCAGATCAAAGCCACCTTGACGTGGAACAGAGTGGCCATGCGTGAGCTGCGCCCCCGTATCGATATCGGCGAAGATGAGATCAACGCCGAGATCGGGCGCATGCGGGCCAATGCCGGAAAACAGGAATATCTGGTCAGTGAAATCTTTTTGGGCGTCGATAAGCCCGAGGATGAGCCAGAGGTTCAAGCGCTAGCCGAAAAGCTGGTTGAGCAAATCAAAGGCGGGGCTGTTTTCGGCTCTGCCGCGCGGCAGTTTTCTCAAGGCCTAGGCGCGTCCACGGGCGGCGACATCGGCTGGATCCAAAGCGGCCAACTGGCGCCAGAGCTGGATAAAACCCTGCAAACCCTTCAAAAGGGCGATGTCGCAGGGCCACTTCGTACCGCCGACGGGTATCATATCCTTGGCATTCGCGATATGCGGATTGTCTCGATGGGCGACATGAAGACCATGGCGGTCAAACTGGAGCAAATCTTCCGCCCCTTCACGCCCACGACAGAAAAAGAATCCCTCCTGCGCGAAGCCGAAACCATTCGGCAAACCGTGACGGACTGCGCGTCGTTAAAATCCACGCTGGCGTCCAGCTTCCCCCTGTGGCGCTGGCAGGATTTGGGCGAGGTGAAGCTTGCGGATGCACCCCCTTGGCTGGCGAACAAAGTAGCGCCTCTTTCAGAAGGACAAGCCAGCGAAGCGATGGCCACCGACAGGGGCGCGTTGATGGTCTTTGTTTGCGGTCGCACGATGCCAGAGGAAAACGTCAACCGAGAAGCCATCCGTTCAGCCATCGGCGGCGAGAAGATGGAGCTTTTGGCGCGGCGCCAGATGCGTGACTTGCGTAAAAGCGCCTTTATCGACGTTCGCCTGAAATAG
- a CDS encoding LptF/LptG family permease: MRGWTLFRYLGAQYLLWFICFFVGLTGIIYLFEVAELLRRSADLDHASLGLVLRMGAYKMPDTIEKILPFVVLFASMFTFWRLTRSQELIVARAAGVSAWQFLAPAFIITLLFGLFQVTLMNPVGASMTTRYQELEARYFRQGPSLELTGAGLWLRQEDAEKRYLLHADQVATEPLTLRPLIVFIYDKNNAYLGRLDAPQAVLKNRQWVISKAWFNWDGQMPVYEESFTLPTALTLDKIQESMSPPNTISIWQLPRFIRALRSVGLPPVRHELKLQTLLAQPLMLCAMVFFAAAFSLRLNRRGGILNAMMAGIFTGSLIFALNNVVTALGSNQTLPVLLAAWAVPLMALISGQATLLYLEDG, from the coding sequence ATGAGAGGCTGGACCCTTTTTCGCTATTTAGGGGCACAATACCTCCTTTGGTTTATCTGCTTCTTTGTGGGGCTGACGGGCATCATCTATCTTTTTGAGGTGGCGGAGCTGCTGCGCCGCTCGGCCGATTTGGATCACGCCTCGTTGGGGCTTGTCCTTCGGATGGGGGCCTATAAAATGCCCGACACCATCGAGAAGATTCTTCCCTTTGTCGTTCTCTTCGCCAGCATGTTTACGTTTTGGCGGCTAACCCGCAGCCAAGAGCTGATCGTGGCGCGAGCGGCCGGCGTGTCCGCGTGGCAGTTTCTGGCCCCCGCTTTTATCATCACGCTGCTTTTCGGCCTTTTCCAAGTCACGTTGATGAACCCCGTCGGGGCCTCGATGACCACACGCTATCAGGAATTAGAGGCGCGTTACTTCCGGCAAGGCCCTTCCTTGGAACTCACAGGCGCGGGTCTGTGGCTGCGCCAAGAAGATGCTGAAAAGCGCTATCTTCTTCACGCCGATCAAGTCGCAACCGAGCCGTTGACCCTGCGCCCCCTTATTGTTTTTATTTACGACAAAAATAACGCGTATCTGGGCCGCCTTGACGCACCCCAAGCGGTTTTAAAAAACAGGCAATGGGTTATTTCAAAAGCATGGTTTAACTGGGACGGCCAGATGCCCGTTTATGAGGAATCCTTCACACTTCCCACGGCGTTGACCTTGGATAAAATTCAAGAAAGCATGTCGCCGCCCAACACCATCTCTATATGGCAATTGCCCCGCTTTATCCGTGCGCTGCGAAGCGTTGGCCTTCCCCCCGTCCGTCATGAGCTTAAGCTTCAAACCCTTTTGGCGCAGCCCCTTATGCTTTGCGCCATGGTCTTTTTCGCGGCGGCCTTTTCCTTAAGGCTTAATCGCCGTGGTGGGATCCTTAACGCCATGATGGCGGGAATCTTTACGGGCAGCCTTATTTTTGCGCTTAACAACGTGGTAACAGCCTTGGGATCGAATCAAACCCTTCCCGTCCTTTTGGCCGCATGGGCCGTCCCGCTTATGGCGCTTATTAGCGGTCAGGCAACTTTACTTTATCTGGAAGATGGCTAA
- the lptF gene encoding LPS export ABC transporter permease LptF, translating into MIHRINLYLFRQILTAFLFSGIAVSFVVLFTQSFRLLSFVIDNSSSMAVFFRLMGLMLPTFLPLILPISLGIAVLFIYHKNAVDSEIVVMQAAGISPMRLALPALVMAAATIVVGGMLTLWLTPAANRALVSLQYQVRDEYSAFMIRPGAFNDLAEGLTFYARRRSSAGGLEDILVHDVRNPARPVTIMAQKGLFSVEGGRPQVVVFDGRRQEVDVASGRLQQLDFDRYVLDLHLLKNEKDNRQPAPRELSIGQLLNAQAAHGTSNASLSKVLAEIHQRIAGPFLALTFALMGVTVVLMGDFNRRGMTQRVFWAGAGIVVVQAAMIGLVSQINKLPWMALLLYGIIFLPALLCFTLLRQASLPSFLIKKPKGAA; encoded by the coding sequence TTGATCCACCGGATCAATCTTTATTTGTTTCGTCAGATTCTAACGGCTTTTCTCTTTTCGGGAATAGCGGTGAGTTTTGTCGTCCTTTTTACGCAATCTTTTCGCCTACTGTCTTTTGTCATCGACAATTCAAGCTCGATGGCCGTTTTTTTCCGGCTTATGGGGCTGATGCTCCCGACGTTCTTGCCCCTTATTTTGCCCATCAGCCTTGGGATCGCCGTCCTTTTCATCTATCACAAAAACGCTGTCGATAGCGAAATCGTCGTCATGCAAGCCGCTGGCATTAGCCCTATGCGCCTCGCCCTTCCGGCGCTGGTCATGGCCGCCGCGACCATCGTGGTCGGCGGGATGCTGACCCTATGGCTCACGCCCGCCGCCAACAGGGCGCTTGTTTCCCTGCAATACCAAGTGCGCGATGAATACTCGGCCTTTATGATCCGTCCGGGGGCGTTTAACGATCTGGCGGAAGGCCTGACCTTTTACGCCCGCCGCCGCTCTAGCGCAGGCGGCCTTGAAGATATTTTGGTTCATGACGTCAGAAACCCCGCCCGCCCCGTGACCATCATGGCCCAAAAGGGTCTTTTTTCCGTTGAGGGGGGGCGTCCTCAAGTGGTTGTTTTCGACGGACGGCGGCAAGAGGTTGACGTTGCCTCAGGCCGGTTGCAACAACTGGACTTTGATCGTTATGTGCTGGATCTTCATTTGCTTAAAAACGAAAAAGACAACCGCCAGCCCGCGCCGCGCGAATTGTCCATAGGGCAACTTTTGAACGCCCAAGCCGCACATGGCACGTCAAACGCAAGCCTGAGCAAAGTCTTGGCCGAAATTCACCAACGCATCGCAGGGCCGTTTCTAGCGCTGACCTTCGCCCTTATGGGGGTAACCGTCGTCCTTATGGGTGACTTTAATCGGCGCGGCATGACGCAGCGCGTTTTTTGGGCGGGCGCGGGCATCGTCGTCGTGCAAGCGGCCATGATTGGCCTTGTATCGCAGATCAACAAACTGCCTTGGATGGCGTTGCTTCTTTACGGGATTATCTTTCTCCCCGCCCTACTTTGCTTTACCCTTCTTCGGCAAGCCTCGCTGCCTTCGTTCCTTATCAAGAAGCCCAAGGGGGCCGCATGA
- a CDS encoding peptidoglycan DD-metalloendopeptidase family protein → MGTTGHHYWPSLAGTAGAFMRAAVPVVEEMADSAPLQAVAETASEVQDLAASVVAQTPENTTRIVELGEGRTFARMLMDAALSSDDALAAATALGNVYDHRKLKAGQEVALSITRLGENRTLTGLTFSPESTKEISMNRQPDGSFLAQLKNTPLERQRVAAQGEIKGSLYGAGEREGVPRAIMASLIRAYSHEIDFQRDLHAGDKFEVLYDQPTAKDGTPVGQGVIIYAALIINDKVRPLYRVTFGDGAVDYFDERGNSVKRSLLRTPVEGARLTSGFGMRMHPLLGYSKMHKGVDFGAPTGTPVYASGSGIVETAQFNGSYGRYIRLRHNGRTQTAYAHLSRFAKGVYTGARVQQGDVIGFVGTSGRSTGPHLHYEVMVDRQQVNPLSVSMPTGRVLEGKILNQFKQGQTKIKQEFHNLLEKDGTPQNNAQATDHEPTPAASAKKS, encoded by the coding sequence GTGGGGACAACAGGTCACCACTATTGGCCAAGTCTTGCCGGAACGGCTGGTGCCTTTATGCGCGCGGCGGTTCCCGTCGTTGAAGAAATGGCCGATTCCGCCCCGCTTCAAGCTGTCGCAGAAACCGCTAGCGAAGTTCAGGATCTTGCCGCCTCGGTCGTCGCGCAGACACCGGAAAATACGACACGCATTGTTGAGCTTGGCGAAGGCCGCACCTTTGCCCGCATGTTGATGGACGCCGCCCTATCGAGCGATGACGCTCTGGCCGCTGCCACGGCGCTGGGCAACGTCTATGATCACCGCAAGCTTAAGGCCGGACAGGAAGTCGCCTTGTCCATTACCCGCCTTGGCGAAAACAGAACGCTCACGGGTCTGACGTTCTCGCCTGAATCGACCAAAGAAATTTCGATGAACCGTCAACCTGATGGCTCTTTCCTTGCCCAACTTAAAAACACGCCGTTGGAGCGCCAGCGCGTGGCCGCCCAAGGCGAAATCAAAGGCTCTCTTTACGGCGCTGGCGAGCGCGAGGGGGTTCCCCGCGCCATTATGGCTTCTTTAATTCGCGCCTATTCGCATGAAATCGACTTTCAGCGCGACCTGCACGCAGGCGACAAGTTTGAAGTTCTCTACGATCAACCTACCGCCAAAGATGGAACGCCTGTCGGTCAAGGCGTGATTATCTATGCCGCCCTGATTATCAATGATAAAGTCCGCCCCTTGTACCGCGTGACCTTTGGCGACGGTGCGGTCGATTATTTCGATGAACGCGGCAACAGTGTCAAACGCTCCCTTTTGCGCACGCCCGTCGAAGGCGCAAGGCTAACCTCTGGGTTTGGCATGCGCATGCACCCGCTTTTGGGCTATTCGAAAATGCATAAAGGCGTCGATTTCGGCGCGCCAACGGGAACGCCCGTCTATGCGTCAGGCTCAGGCATCGTGGAAACAGCGCAGTTTAACGGCAGCTATGGCCGCTATATCCGTCTGCGCCACAATGGGCGCACACAAACGGCCTATGCCCACCTCAGCCGTTTCGCCAAAGGCGTTTATACGGGCGCACGCGTCCAGCAGGGCGACGTGATCGGGTTTGTCGGCACATCAGGCCGTTCGACAGGGCCGCACCTTCATTATGAGGTTATGGTAGACCGCCAACAGGTCAATCCCCTGAGCGTCAGCATGCCGACAGGCCGTGTCTTGGAAGGCAAGATCCTTAACCAGTTCAAGCAAGGGCAGACCAAGATCAAGCAAGAGTTTCATAATCTGCTTGAAAAGGATGGCACGCCCCAAAACAACGCGCAGGCCACTGACCACGAGCCAACACCTGCGGCCTCCGCCAAAAAATCATAA